A genomic window from Opisthocomus hoazin isolate bOpiHoa1 unplaced genomic scaffold, bOpiHoa1.hap1 HAP1_SCAFFOLD_118, whole genome shotgun sequence includes:
- the LOC142359830 gene encoding LOW QUALITY PROTEIN: uncharacterized protein LOC142359830 (The sequence of the model RefSeq protein was modified relative to this genomic sequence to represent the inferred CDS: inserted 1 base in 1 codon), with product MAAPSPPPPSAFSAARPIPGDLKPDMGEEPGRNKPSRPAGPASPQDRAGKGRRGRPERAPPSCFTAPPPRLKMAAASSQPAEIWVPIDTHSYTYMYTYMHICAPICIYAHTYAHIFPLYPHTGSACPKRAQTTPKKPFIFDQGCPHGGDGRGGHCCAAGPGATSLWWGHGDEERGRGGLAGFGVNQGGGERQQDAPVEPPSSSQQRSPRAHPRGSPLLGDTGSREAPNTCRECGKSFRCRKSLVNHQRIHAGEHPFSCQDCRRRFRSHSSLLTHQRVHAPEKPYKCPECGKSYQFSSTLLRHQKTHTDERPYRCEECGXSFRHRSTLTIHHRVHSGERPYKCDECEKTFKSRSELVQHWRTHIGERPYDCSQCGRCFGTSSQLARHKRTHTGERPYGCSQCGRRFGSSSQVVQHRRTHTGERPYGCSQCGRFFGSSSQLVRHQRTHTGERPYHCSQCGRRFRDNSQLLRHWRSHTGERPYDCSQCGQRFSDNAPLVRHLRKHAGKLKHH from the exons AtggcggcccccagccccccaccgccGTCCGCCTTCTCCGCGGCCCGCCCGATCCCCGGCGACCTGAAGCCCGACATGGGGGAGGAACCGGGGAGGAATAAACcttctcgccccgccggccccgcttcTCCTCAAGACAGGGCGGGGAAAGGCCGGAGGGGGAGGCCCGAGCGGGCGCCGCCATCTTGTTttacggcgccgccgccgcgcctcaAGATGGCGGCTGCCTCCTCTCAGCCCGCTGAAATCTGGGTGCCTATAGACAC ACATAGCTACACATATATGTACAcctatatgcatatatgtgcacCTATATGCATATACGCACACACATATGCTCATATATTCCCCCTATACCCAC ACACGGGCTCGGCTTGCCCAAAACGAgcccaaacaaccccaaaaaaacctTTCATTTTTGACCAG GGTTGTCCCCATGGAGGTGATGGCCGTGGAGGACATTGCTGCGCCGCTGGTCCTGGGGCCACCAGCCTGTGGTGGGGCCACGGTGACGAGGAACGGGGACGCGGTGGTCTTGCCGG GTTTGGGGTCAATCAAGGAGGAGGAGAACGGCAGCAGGATGCTCCCGTGGAACCCCCAAGCTCCAGCCAGCAGCGGTCCCCAAGGGCCCATCCCAGAGGATCCCCACTCCTGGGGGACACCGGGAGCCGCGAGGCACCCAACACCTGCCGGGAATGCGGGAAGAGCTTCCGTTGCCGCAAGTCGTTGGTGAACCACCAGCGGATCCACGCGGGCGAACACCCCTTCAGCTGCCAGGACTGCCGACGCCGCTTCAGAAGCCACTCCAGCCTTCTCACCCACCAACGCGTCCACGCTcctgagaagccctacaagtgtccTGAATGCGGGAAGAGCTACCAGTTCAGCTCCACCCTCCTACGGCACCAGAAGACGCACACGGACGAGCGACCTTACCGGTGCGAGGAATGCG AGAGCTTCCGGCACAGGTCAACGTTGACCATCCACCACCGCGTCCATTCCGGAGAGCGGCCCTACAAGTGCGACGAGTGCGAGAAGACCTTCAAGAGCCGCTCGGAGCTGGTGCAGCACTGGCGGACTCACATCGGCGAGCGACCCTACGACTGCTCCCAGTGCGGGCGCTGCTTCGGCACCAGTTCCCAACTGGCGCGCCATAAGCGGACCCACACCGGTGAGCGACCCTACGGTTGCTCCCAGTGCGGGCGGCGTTTCGGCAGCAGCTCCCAAGTGGTGCAGCACAGGCGGACCCACACCGGTGAGCGACCCTACGGTTGCTCCCAGTGCGGGCGGTTTTTTGGCAGCAGCTCCCAACTGGTGCGGCATCAACGGACCCACACGGGCGAGCGACCctaccactgctcccagtgcgGCCGGCGGTTCCGCGACAACTCCCAACTGCTGCGGCACTGGCGGAGCCACACCGGCGAGCGACCCTACGACTGCTCCCAGTGCGGGCAACGGTTCAGTGACAATGCCCCGCTGGTGCGGCACCTGCGGAAACACGCCGGGAAGCTCAAGCATCACTAG